The nucleotide window CGAAGGAGGCCCCGCCGGCCTCGGCCTTCAGCGGTGCGACGAGGAGAATCGGGAGGGCGAGCGCGGTGAGCAGCGTGTTGTTCATGGGCAGCGATGATGTCAGGCGTAACAGGGTTGCTGCAATCGGGTGATGATTTTGACTACATCCCCCTACCTGGGAAGCTGGAGTCCATGAGCCCCAGCGAGAACCCCGAGCGCCGCTACACTCCCCGCTTCGACAAGGCCTTCCCGGTCTTCCTCTCCGGCGACCGGGGCGTCACCTACGGCGTCGCCCGCAACGTCAGCGAGGGTGGGATGTACGTCGAGCTCGCCGACGCGGAGCCCCTCGGCTCGAGCGTCACCGTCACCTTCGCCTGGCCGGGCTCCAACGCCGAGATGAGCGTCGAGGCGGAGGTCCGCTACACCGCCGCGATCAACTTCGGTGGAGAGGGCGAGGGCCTCCGGGCCATCTGCGGGGTGGGGCTGCGCTTCGTCCGCTTCCTCGAGCGCGACCTCTACGACACCGCCGCGCCCGAGCTCGGCGCGATGCACTAGGACGGGCGCTTCTTCGGGAGGCGCGGCACCTCGGGCACCCGCAGGATGCCCTCCCGCATCGCCTCGACCATCTCGGGGTAGCCCAGCACCAGCTGGACCCGGTCCACGGCCAGCAGGCTGCCGAGGGGCAGGGAGACCTCGCCGCCGCTCTCCTCCCGGTGGGTGGCGCTGTGTTCGCTCTGGCGTCGATAGCCGAAGGGCGCCGAGGACTCGATCCGCACCTCGCCCTCCTCGCCGGGGCGCAGCTTCACCTCGACCGGGACCAGGTCGCGCAGCTCGAGGAGGTCCGCGACCGAGATCTCCGGCCGCCGGAAGGCCGCCGCGAGCTGCCGCACGACCGCCGCGCCGCCCTCGTCCCGCAGCAGCTCCCGCAGGGGCCGCCGCTCGCGGGTCCCCACCGGCACCACCTGCCAGGAGGGGCTCGCGATCGAGGCCGGATCCGCGTCCTCGATCCGGTACATCAGCTGCAGCTCGTCGGGGATGCGGCGCCTCCGGCGGGCGCCGAGCTGTACGAAGAGGAGCAGCAGCCCGGGGAGGAGCAGGAGCAGGCGCGGCTCGAGCAGGCCGCCCACGCCGGCCTCGAGCAGCTCCTCGGGGCGGGGGTCCGAGGGCACGCTCCAGTAGCGGGTGGCGTCGCTGGTGGCGAGGGTCCCCTCCACCGTGCGGATGGCGGCGCGCAGGTGGTGCGGTCCGAGGACCGCCGGCTTGAAGGGCATCATCATCGCCATGGGCCGGGAGATCCCGATCCCCGGCTCGGCCAGGGCGAAGGCCTCGCCCGCCTCGGCGGTCTCCAGCACCAGCTGGCAGGCCTGAACGGCGCAGGCCGCCGGCACCCGGTCCACCGAGAGGTAGACGTAGGTGTCCCGGCCCACGGCCAGGTCCAGGTTCAGCGAGCCCACCCGGACCTTCCCCTCGCCCCCGGCCAGGTGCTCCCGCTCCCGCCAGCGCCGCAGCGTGTTCGGGGCGACCTCCTGGACCGTGAGCTGGGGCGGGGGACCGCTCGCCGGTGGCGCGAGGACCGCCCAGCCGCCCAGCCCGCCGAGGCAGAGCGCCCCGATCATCGCCCACCGCAGGAGGTGGCCCGCCGGGGCCTCGTCCAGCCAGTCGCGCAAGGCGCGCAGCCTGTGACGGATCGAGGCCATTCCGGATCGAAGGACACCCATGAACAGGAACATGTTCCCCGATCGGTCCCCCCGCCCGCAACCGGCCTCCGGAGCGAATGCGCCCTCTTGTGGGCGCCGACCCCGCCATGCTAG belongs to Deltaproteobacteria bacterium and includes:
- a CDS encoding PilZ domain-containing protein, coding for MSPSENPERRYTPRFDKAFPVFLSGDRGVTYGVARNVSEGGMYVELADAEPLGSSVTVTFAWPGSNAEMSVEAEVRYTAAINFGGEGEGLRAICGVGLRFVRFLERDLYDTAAPELGAMH